One genomic region from Equus caballus isolate H_3958 breed thoroughbred chromosome 4, TB-T2T, whole genome shotgun sequence encodes:
- the CHRM2 gene encoding muscarinic acetylcholine receptor M2, translating to MNNSTNSSNNGLALTSPYKTFEVVFIVLVAGSLSLVTIIGNILVMVSIKVNRHLQTVNNYFLFSLACADLIIGVFSMNLYTLYTVIGYWPLGPVVCDLWLALDYVVSNASVMNLLIISFDRYFCVTKPLTYPVKRTTKMAGMMIAAAWVLSFILWAPAILFWQFIVGVRTVEDGECYIQFFSNAAVTFGTAIAAFYLPVIIMTVLYWHISRASKSRIKKEKKEPVANQDPVSPSLIQGRIVKPNNNNMPSSDDGLEHNKIQNGKATRDAVTENCVQGEEKESSNDSTSVSAVASNMREDEITQDENTVSTSLGHSKDENSKQTCIKIVTKTQKGDSCTPINTTVELVGSSGQNGDEKQNIVARKIVKMTKQPAKKKPPPSREKKVTRTILAILLAFIITWAPYNVMVLINTFCAPCIPNTVWTIGYWLCYINSTINPACYALCNATFKKTFKHLLMCHYKNIGATR from the coding sequence ATGAATAACTCAACAAACTCCTCTAACAATGGCCTGGCTCTGACCAGTCCTTATAAGACATTCGAAGTGGTGTTTATTGTTCTTGTGGCTGGATCCCTCAGTTTGGTGACCATTATCGGGAACATCCTGGTCATGGTCTCCATTAAAGTCAACCGCCACCTCCAGACTGTCAACAATTACTTTTTGTTCAGCTTGGCCTGTGCTGACCTCATCATTGGTGTTTTCTCCATGAACTTGTACACCCTCTACACTGTGATTGGCTACTGGCCTTTGGGACCTGTGGTGTGCGACCTTTGGCTAGCCCTGGACTATGTGGTCAGCAATGCCTCAGTGATGAATCTGCTTATCATCAGCTTTGACAGGTATTTCTGTGTCACGAAACCGCTCACCTACCCAGTCAAGCGGACCACGAAAATGGCAGGTATGATGATTGCAGCTGCCTGGGTCCTCTCCTTCatcctctgggctccagccaTTCTCTTCTGGCAGTTCATTGTAGGGGTGAGAACTGTGGAGGATGGGGAATGCTACATTCAGTTTTTTTCCAATGCTGCTGTTACTTTTGGTACTGCCATTGCAGCCTTCTATTTGCCTGTGATCATCATGACTGTGTTATACTGGCACATATCCCGAGCCAGCAAGAGCaggataaagaaagagaagaaggagccTGTGGCCAACCAAGATCCAGTTTCTCCAAGTCTGATACAAGGAAGGATAGTGAAGCCAAACAACAATAACATGCCCAGCAGTGATGATGGTCTGGAGCACAACAAAATCCAGAATGGCAAGGCTACCAGAGATGCTGTGACTGAAAACTGTGTccagggggaggagaaagagagctcCAATGATTCCACCTCAGTCAGTGCTGTCGCCTCTAATATGAGAGAAGATGAAATAACCCAGGATGAAAACACAGTTTCTACTTCCCTGGGCCATTCCAAAGATGAGAACTCTAAGCAAACATGCATCAAGATTGTCACCAAGACCCAAAAAGGGGACTCGTGCACCCCAATTAATACCACTGTGGAGCTAGTTGGTTCTTCGGGtcaaaatggagatgaaaaacagAACATCGTAGCTCGCAAGATTGTGAAAATGACTAAGCAGCCTGCAAAAAAGAAGCCTCCTCCTTCCCGGGAAAAGAAAGTGACCAGGACAATCTTGGCTATTCTGTTGGCTTTCATCATCACTTGGGCCCCATACAATGTCATGGTGCTCATTAACACCTTCTGTGCACCCTGCATCCCCAACACAGTATGGACAATTGGTTATTGGCTTTGTTACATCAATAGCACTATCAACCCTGCCTGTTATGCACTTTGTAATGCCACCTTCAAGAAGACCTTTAAACACCTTCTAATGTGTCATTACAAGAATATAGGCGCTACAAGGTAA